A genome region from Tachyglossus aculeatus isolate mTacAcu1 chromosome 1, mTacAcu1.pri, whole genome shotgun sequence includes the following:
- the LOC119926973 gene encoding 60S ribosomal protein L26-like, whose amino-acid sequence MKFNPFVTSDRSKNRKRHFNAPSHIRRKIMSSPLSKELRQKYNVRSMPIRKDDEVQVVRGHYKGQQIGKVVQVYRKKYVIYIERVQREKANGTTVHVGIHPSKSSCLPPALPFLIIDRIFVSCFTEKVGITGPDSLASFLCGGVLKAS is encoded by the exons ATGAAGTTCAATCCTTTCGTGACTTCTGACCGCAGCAAGAACCGCAAGAGACACTTCAACGCGCCCTCTCACATTCGGCGGAAAATCATGTCGTCTCCTCTCTCCAAGGAGCTGAGGCAAAAATACAATGTCCGCTCCATGCCCATCAGAAAGGATGATGAAGTCCAGGTGGTGCGGGGACACTACAAAGGTCAGCAGATCGGCAAGGTGGTGCAGGTTTACAGGAAGAAGTACGTCATCTACATCGAGCGCGTCCAGCGGGAGAAGGCCAACGGCACAACCGTCCACGtgggcatccaccccagcaagtcca GctgtcttcctcctgctcttccattCCTAATAATTGATAGGATCTTTGTGTCCTGTTTCACTGAGAAGGTTGGAATCACTGGGCCTGATTCCCTTGCTTCCTTCCTCTgtggaggtgtcctgaaagcATCttaa